Genomic window (Bacillota bacterium):
AACACAAACCAGGTAAGCATGTTCGTTATGCCGAAAACAATCCCAATAAAAGCTGTTCCCCTCAGCAAAGTGCGGTTAACGTTGGGATAATAGAGAATCAATACTGCCAACAGAATCGGGATAAGCATGCAAAAGGTCAGTAACGATTCGCTGGTCAAGAATTTGGCCAGGACTAGATTCTGGGAGCCGGTAACCGAGTCCACAGGCATCCAAAACGCAAGAATTGCCAGAGGCAATACCAACTGTCTTTTCATGTCTGGCGCAGCCAATTGACTCCCTGGTGTAATCGCTTCCCAGGCCCAGAGGCCGGCAACAATAAGCATCAAAAGCAAATTCCCCGTCAAAACAGTGAGGCCATAACTGGCGGTATCGGCGATATTTTGAAACACTGCTACAACTAACAAGAGCAAAGCTGCAAAGGTGGCGAACGGTCGCCAAAACAAGCGGGGTCGAGTGGCCAACCCAACAGCCAGGCCAATAAAAATCAACTTGGAAACAACAAACAACTCCGGGAAACGGTAAACGTAAGGAGCAATCAGAACCTCCTTAATCACTGCCGGGGTATCAACAGCGGTGAATTCTATCTGGGACAAGGGGGGCAAAAAGAATACCAACACCAACAGTAATAGAAACCACCAGCGTTCAAATAGCACCTTAATCAAAATATTATCTCCTCTCCATATAGGGACGGTTCCCCTGCTTCCGAGGCAGGAGTTCGTACTTGCACTCATCGTACTTCTCCCCTGTTTTTTGGTTAGTCCGGGAAACGGTTTCGGTTAGCTGAAAGCCCACTTTCTCTAGGATCCGAATCGAAGCGGTGTTCTCAGCAGTGCAACAGGCTATAACGCGCTCTAGGTTCAATTCTCTAAAGCCGTAATCAAGAACTGCCGTTACTGCCTCAGTAGCAAATCCTCGCCCCTGGTATCCCGGTGCGATGATATAACCAAGCTCCCGTGTTGCTGGTTGTTTTCGCGCCGGCGCCAACATCAAAGCGCCCACCAGCGTCACCCCTGGCCGTAAACTGACCGCAAGTCGGCTGGGGAAGACTTCCCTGCGGGCAGAAGCAATCAGCCGTTGCACATCGAGGATGGAATACGGTTCCTCTGGGATATAGCGCATAACATCGGATGACGAGAGCATCCGCAAGCAGGCCCTGCCATCCCAGCGCTGAAACCGACGCACCAGCAAACGCTCTGTCTTGATTCCTCGGAACACCCTAACTCCCCCACTCCAATCAATTCTTGCTAAAAATCTCCGTATGAGTAACGGGTTGTCAAACTTATTGTGCGGTTAATAACTTCAAAATTGCTGTCGCTGCTTCATCCGGCGACAGTACAGTTGTGTCCAACTGAAATGTGTCCATATCCAGGTATCCAGGCAAAGTACTGGTGCTCTTTTGAACTTTATGCTCTTCCCGGCCACCAGCTATCATCCGTCGACGCAGCTCTTCAGGACTGCAAACCAAAGTAATACGCTGAAGGTTAAAGCTCAGGTCTGCCAAGGGCCCAAGAACTATATCAAATACTTCCGCGCGGGGGATTACCCAACTGAAAATCACCATCTCCAACTTAGAGTTGGTAAGGAAGTTGCGCAGCAGGTGGGTGATGTTGTCCTCTACCATACGCTTGTTTTCTTCGTTTGCCGTAAACGGATTCATCATCCAGCACCAGTCTCCATCCAACCAGACTGAGTTTTCTATCTGCCGATATAACCGTTCGCAGGCAGCCGTTTTCCCCACTCCTGGCGGGCCATTAACGATAAGCAATGATTTCATTTTACCACTTCCCACTCACAAAATACCGCCAGTTCATCATCCTCCACAAAGCCCATGCGGCGATAAAAAGACCGGGCGCTGGGGTTATCTGCGCCTACGTAAAGCCGCACCTTCCAAAGCTCCCTTTCCCGGGCCAGGCAAAACACCTTTTCCATCAGAGCATCGGCAATGCCCTTCCCCCGGTACTCTGGAGCCAGCCATAATTCATCTACATAGAGCAGGCCCCGGCGTCGATCAGGTTTGGGAATCAGTACTGCATTAATCCAACCGACAAAGGCATTGCCAATCTGGGCCGCATAGACCCAGAAATCTTCATACTTGAGAAACTCCAACTCAGGGCCCGTTGGCTCGCCAGCTGCAGGTTTACGCTCGCCTGTCACACGCCAGTGCACCAAATCCCGAAACAAATGGTAATTGTCGCTTGCAACTTGTTGGATTGTAAATTTATGTGACATTTTCTCCTCCTTATTCCAGTAAAAATCCAACGACCAAAACACAAAAATCCCACAGTTAACCCTGCAGGATGTCTAAGTATTCATGTTCAGCCCAGGTTACTCAACATCGGTACACCAACAAAGCATGGCCGTTTGGCACGCCAAGTAAGCGACCGCGATATACTGTTACCCGAATCTCAAAAATCTAGAATTACTTTCATGCTTACACCCCTAGCTCAATCAGATAACAACCCACCGTAATTGTAACGAACTAAGAATCATTTGTAAATCATGGAAGCATGGGAAGCATGGGGACGGTTCTTTTGCTCCCATTGCGTGTAAGCCAGGCCAGAGGCAAAAGATTGTCCCCATGCTCCGGAAAATATTGTATAATCAGTCTATAAGGAGTGGTGCCCGTGACTGATTCAATAACCCCTGTTGGAAATCTCAAGGCACAAGTGCGCAAATTTGTCGATGAGCGCAACTGGAATCAACATCACAGTCCCAAAAATCTCGTCATGAGTATAGCCATCGAGGCAGCTGAGCTGATGGAAGTATTTCAGTGGCAGACAACAGACACCGCCTGGAAAGTCAAAGACAGCGAATCCATAGCAGCCGTCCAAGATGAGTTGGCGGACGTGATGATTTATTGCCTGGCCCTTGCCAACCAGCTGGATATCGACATCACAGAGGTGATAGGGGAAAAAATGGAGCGCAATCAGCGACGCTTTCCACCCACGACCAAACTGCGCTCAGAGCTCTAGAATCAAATAATTTCCATTGGAGGGGAGAATAGATGGCCACCAAACGGTATCTGCACGAATGGGAAAACCCCAATGTTTTTGCCGTGAACAAGCTTGCCGGCCGGACGCCGGCTATTGGCTACGATTCCCTACTGGAGCAACAAGCGGACAAGCAGTCCAACAAACTGAATCTGAACGGGGAATGGCATTTTAAGTGGCTGCGAGGGTTGAGTGGCTTCGATAAAGACCAAGCAGTCAATGAGGAGGCCTCCGGCTGGGACACAATTCAGGTCCCCGGGGTCTGGGAACTCCAGGGCTATGGTAAGCCCTATTACCTGGCCTTTGACTATCCACTGGCCCTGAGTAAATCTAAGCGTCGGATACCAGAGATTGACCCCACTCAAAACGAAGTCGGCATTTACACTAGGGAATTCACTGTGCCCGCCCACTGGCAGCAAAAGAAAGTCTATGTGTTCTTTGGCGCCGTTAAATCTGCGTTCCACCTTTATATAAACAAGCAACTGGTCGGCTACTCCCAGGGTTCGATGACCCCGGCCGAATTCGAAATTACTAAATACTTAGTTCCGGGCAAAACAGAATAACCGCCGTAGTTTATCGCTTCTCCGACGGCACCTATCTCGAGGACCAAGATATGTGGTTTTTCAGTGGAATCTATCGAGATGTTTACCTCCAAGCAGAGCCACAAACCGCTATCTTTGATTTTTTCGCCCGTGCTGGACTTGATGAAAAATATCGGGACGGGATAATTGATTTGCAGGTAGATATCGTGAACAGCTCTGGCCAGCCCGAAAAGTGGCAAGTAGACGTCATGCTGGGCCGCTGGCCGGACGCTGAGGTCAGGGTAATCAACAGTGAAAGTTTTGCTGCGCCTGCCGGGGAAACTACCCGGTTGCAAATGCAAATACCCGTACCCACCCCGGAGCAATGGACTGCCGAGACACCAAACCTCTATAACCTCATCCTCGTCCTCCGGGACCAAACAAGTAAAGAAGTGCATGTCAAGGCGACTCGCATCGGCTTCCGCACGGTGGAAATCCAGGAGGAACAAATCCTCGTCAACGGCGTGCCGATATTGTTTAAGGGAGTGAACCGCCACGACTTTGACCCCGACCACGGCTGGGCAGTGCCAAGAGAGCGTTACCGCCAGGACTTGCTGATCATGAAGCAAAACAATATCAATGCCATCCGCACCAGTCACTACCCTAACGCCCAGTTGCTCTATGAGCTCTGTGATGAACTGGGGCTCTATGTAATGGACGAAGCGGATCTGGAGACCCACGGCGTGCGCCGCAAAAATGTCCCGGGAAATAACCCCTTATGGACCGCCGCGGTTGTCGACCGGATGGAGCGCATGGTCAAAAGAGACCGCAACCACCCTTGCGTTGTCATGTGGTCCCTGGGCAATGAGGCAGGTTACGGCAGCAATTTCCGGCGCATGAAGGAAGCGGCCCTGCAGCTAGATGCCAGCCGCCCTTTCCACTACGAAGGGGATTACCATATGGATGTGAGCGATGTTCTTTCCCGCATGTATCCCTCCTGCGATTACCTGGAAAAACTGGGTCGCCACGAAAGGGTTAAAATCGAACCGGTGACTAAAATACTCAACCAATTTATCTCCGACGACAAACCGCTGCGCCCGGAACAATACACCGGTAAGCCGGTGGTAGTCTGCGAATATGCCCATGCCATGGAAAACAGCCTTGGCAACTTCTTTAAATACATCGATGTGTTTGAGAAATACCTCAATATGGCCGGTGGCTTTATCTGGGACTTTGTCGATCAGTCAGTCCGCAAAGACGGCAAGTGGTTGTACGGCGGTGATTTCGATGAGGAGAAATCCCACCGCTACTTCTGCGCCAACGGCATTGTCGCTGCCGATCGCAGTCCCCACCCCTCCCTCTATGAGGTAAAGAAGGGCTATCAGAACGTATCCTTTGCTGCCGTGGACATCAAGGAAGGAAAATTTACGGTACAAAACAAGTTTGCCTTCACCAACCTCAGTGAATTTACACTGTGTTGGCAGGTCAAAGTAGGCGCCGAAATCCTGGAGCAAGGTGAAGCGGCTTTACCTGCTGTCCCGCCGGGAGAGAGCACAGAGCTCACCCTGGACTTCTCTCAGCTCACCTTCCCCGGCACTTTGGAACATGTTATTACCCTCTCGGTCGTTACTGCCAGAGATTATCCCTGGGCCAGGGAAGGCGATGAAATCGCCTGGGATCAATTTACCATCGGCCAATATCTGCCGCTGCAGGCTGGCGAACCAGGTCCCAAACCGAAGGTTACCCGGGTGAACAGCCACATCTGTGTGCATCAGGGTAACAAACAGCGGATTGTCATCGACCTCAAAACCGCTGCGGTGCAGGAAATTGCCCTGGACGGCGATAATCAATTGGCCGGGCCACTTAAAGTCAACTTCTGGCGGGCCCTCACAGACAACGACAAGGGATATGCAAACTTTGTCCCGGGCCTGGAAAAGCTGCTGGCGGGCCGAACCTGGCGCCGTGCCACCGAGGACTACCGGGTGAAGAACTATGAAATCAGGGAGACCGAGTCTGCCATAGAAGTCAGTTTTACCCTGAGTCATCGGGCCTTTCGGGAGAACACTGTGCGCTATCTCATCCACGCTAATGGCCCGCTGGAGGTGCAAATGGATGTCGTGCCCCGAAAGGACATGTACCAGGTGGGCTTTTCTACCCGTCTCCCCCGGAGCAAGGAAAACTTCCGCTGGTACGGCCGCGGCCCCCATGAAAACTACCCGGACCGCAAATTTGGCGCCAAGCTGAATGTGTACAAGCTTACGGTCACAGAGCTCTATCACTTGTACATGCGCCCCCAGGAAAACGGCAACCGTACCGATGTGCGCTGGCTGCGGGTCAGCGACAACGCCGGCCGGGGGCTGAAGATTACCGACACCGGCGGACAGTATCTGAACTTCAGCGCCTGGCCCTTTAGCCAGGAGGCATTAGCTGCAGCCACCCACATCCACGAGCTACAGGTGGAAGACTTCATTACCTTGAACATCGACCTCCGCCAGTGCGGTGTCGGCGGCGATTCCCCCGGCATTGCTGCCCTGCACGATGAATTTAAGATAAAAAAGAACCAGAAGCACCGCCTCCGATTCACCATCACATCGATTTAACTGGCTCCGGCTACAGCCGGTGGCCTTTTTCTTTGGGCAGTAGCATAGGTCAATAGAGTCAGATAAAACACCGAAGAATAAAGCCAAGACACGCCCCCATGACTACACCCGACAAACGCTCGCTGCTAACTACACTCACTGTGCAATCAAAAGCCTTCCAGCGATTTGTAAGTGCAAAGTCGCCACAAGTAGCAGCCCCCACATGGAGAAATTAAAGAACGGGACAAAGTATGGCCCTAGATAAAAAATGTAGTTGCCGGGAAACAGTATACCGCCGACTATTAGCAGGCCGATTGTTACCAGCTTGCACTTGCCTCCAGCCATTGCTAACCAGAAGAAGGCGGAAATCAATAAGCCCCCGGTACCCCAACCGTCGATGCCATGTTGGTAACCGTCTTTAGCAGCAAGCACGGTCAGGGCAGCGAAAAGCACCGCCACTCCAAGGAACAACCAGCGTCTGCCGGACCAGGATATCGTATAGGACATAACTCCCAGGCTGAAGAGCAGCGTCGACCCATAGATAAGCGTGTCCCCCGTTGAATTCATCCCAAACCAATACGCGATGCTAACCAACCCAAACACCGCCAGGGTCCGCAGGCAGAGCTTGAAGAGCCGCGCCAGCCCTGCATGCACACTATTTTGGCGCAAAAACAACCATCCATGCAGAACTGTGCCTACGGCTAGCACAACCAGCAACAGGTGAAATCCCCATTCCATAAATACAACTCTGCTGTCTGGCGGCCCATGGCTCCCCCAGTTTACAGTGAGGAATAACGTGATACCGCGGATTTCCAGACCCGTCGCAATGGTGGCCAGTAGGGCAAAAAGATTCGCGCCTAATCTGTGGCCAGATTCCGTCCGCAGCAGGCTCAGCCCAAAACAGACAATTATGGAGGCTATTATCATGACAAAGAGCAAATCAAACTGATATCCATAAAAGAGATATTCCCGGCGTGCCAGGTCAAATACAGGTAAAGCCTGATAGTGGCCAACTCCCCGATAGGCACTGAGAAACGGCAAAAACAAGGCAACACCAGCAACCCCGGCTAGGACAATCGCCAACCATCGTAAAGGTCCGGAGTCTATTTGCTCAGCCTGCTCGGCCGTACGCATCCAGTTCATTATAAATCCCTCCTCTCTCCAAACAATTACTTCTCGCCGCTCACACTGCTTACGACCAACAGCCCGAAAAAGTTTCACCAATATAAAAACTCCCGCCGAGTGGCAGGAGTTTTTCTCTAGAGGAGATCCAGTTCAACTTCGTTGGCGCCCTGAGACTGATGGTGCAGGCCATGAAAGGCTGGCCCTTCAACAATATCTCCCTCCCAGGTGAAACGGGAGCCATGGCAGGGGCAATCCCAGGTCTTTTCGCCGCTGTTCCATTTCAATTCGCAGCCCAT
Coding sequences:
- a CDS encoding nucleotide pyrophosphohydrolase → MSIAIEAAELMEVFQWQTTDTAWKVKDSESIAAVQDELADVMIYCLALANQLDIDITEVIGEKMERNQRRFPPTTKLRSEL
- a CDS encoding GNAT family N-acetyltransferase, which codes for MRRFLARIDWSGGVRVFRGIKTERLLVRRFQRWDGRACLRMLSSSDVMRYIPEEPYSILDVQRLIASARREVFPSRLAVSLRPGVTLVGALMLAPARKQPATRELGYIIAPGYQGRGFATEAVTAVLDYGFRELNLERVIACCTAENTASIRILEKVGFQLTETVSRTNQKTGEKYDECKYELLPRKQGNRPYMERR
- a CDS encoding DUF4981 domain-containing protein, with translation MWFFSGIYRDVYLQAEPQTAIFDFFARAGLDEKYRDGIIDLQVDIVNSSGQPEKWQVDVMLGRWPDAEVRVINSESFAAPAGETTRLQMQIPVPTPEQWTAETPNLYNLILVLRDQTSKEVHVKATRIGFRTVEIQEEQILVNGVPILFKGVNRHDFDPDHGWAVPRERYRQDLLIMKQNNINAIRTSHYPNAQLLYELCDELGLYVMDEADLETHGVRRKNVPGNNPLWTAAVVDRMERMVKRDRNHPCVVMWSLGNEAGYGSNFRRMKEAALQLDASRPFHYEGDYHMDVSDVLSRMYPSCDYLEKLGRHERVKIEPVTKILNQFISDDKPLRPEQYTGKPVVVCEYAHAMENSLGNFFKYIDVFEKYLNMAGGFIWDFVDQSVRKDGKWLYGGDFDEEKSHRYFCANGIVAADRSPHPSLYEVKKGYQNVSFAAVDIKEGKFTVQNKFAFTNLSEFTLCWQVKVGAEILEQGEAALPAVPPGESTELTLDFSQLTFPGTLEHVITLSVVTARDYPWAREGDEIAWDQFTIGQYLPLQAGEPGPKPKVTRVNSHICVHQGNKQRIVIDLKTAAVQEIALDGDNQLAGPLKVNFWRALTDNDKGYANFVPGLEKLLAGRTWRRATEDYRVKNYEIRETESAIEVSFTLSHRAFRENTVRYLIHANGPLEVQMDVVPRKDMYQVGFSTRLPRSKENFRWYGRGPHENYPDRKFGAKLNVYKLTVTELYHLYMRPQENGNRTDVRWLRVSDNAGRGLKITDTGGQYLNFSAWPFSQEALAAATHIHELQVEDFITLNIDLRQCGVGGDSPGIAALHDEFKIKKNQKHRLRFTITSI
- a CDS encoding nucleotide kinase; amino-acid sequence: MKSLLIVNGPPGVGKTAACERLYRQIENSVWLDGDWCWMMNPFTANEENKRMVEDNITHLLRNFLTNSKLEMVIFSWVIPRAEVFDIVLGPLADLSFNLQRITLVCSPEELRRRMIAGGREEHKVQKSTSTLPGYLDMDTFQLDTTVLSPDEAATAILKLLTAQ
- a CDS encoding GNAT family N-acetyltransferase, whose product is MSHKFTIQQVASDNYHLFRDLVHWRVTGERKPAAGEPTGPELEFLKYEDFWVYAAQIGNAFVGWINAVLIPKPDRRRGLLYVDELWLAPEYRGKGIADALMEKVFCLARERELWKVRLYVGADNPSARSFYRRMGFVEDDELAVFCEWEVVK